From a region of the Butyrivibrio sp. AE3004 genome:
- a CDS encoding LacI family DNA-binding transcriptional regulator, with protein MITIKEIAKQLNMSTTTVSNVIHGKTGEVSPATIKIVEDYLKKVDYVPNINARNLAQNESKIIGVALKARADKYENLLMDPFVSELIGGIEESIRNAGYFMMLYISSDTAEIMRHVSTWNVDGLLLFGMIDNDGIRVSERYKKPIVCIDTYSIEGLKHFINVGLNDRQGCFDMVNYMIKQGHKKIAFLSDNMKGVDYERFSGYKYALEGNGIHYEDDWFLKLRPRRDEIDDSLAEICKRAPEFDAIMCVSDLYAVQVMCALEDFGMSIPDDISIAGFDDTLLGQLHRPALTTVHQDVKQKGVVATDILLKRIKGEKTPKQVQLPTELIIRDTVRSLI; from the coding sequence ATGATCACAATAAAAGAAATTGCAAAGCAACTTAATATGAGTACGACTACGGTTTCCAACGTTATTCACGGAAAAACGGGCGAGGTATCTCCCGCTACAATAAAAATTGTAGAAGATTACCTGAAAAAGGTAGATTACGTTCCAAATATCAACGCAAGAAACCTGGCGCAGAATGAATCCAAAATTATCGGAGTAGCTCTTAAGGCAAGAGCCGATAAGTATGAGAATCTACTCATGGATCCCTTCGTATCAGAACTGATCGGCGGTATTGAGGAATCAATCAGAAATGCCGGTTATTTCATGATGCTGTACATCTCAAGCGATACAGCTGAAATAATGCGTCATGTATCAACCTGGAATGTGGATGGTCTTCTTTTGTTCGGTATGATAGATAATGACGGAATCCGTGTCAGCGAAAGGTATAAAAAGCCGATTGTCTGCATCGACACCTACAGTATTGAAGGTCTTAAGCACTTCATAAATGTAGGACTCAATGACAGGCAGGGGTGCTTTGATATGGTCAACTATATGATAAAACAGGGCCACAAAAAGATTGCCTTCCTCTCAGATAATATGAAGGGCGTTGACTATGAACGCTTCTCAGGATATAAATACGCTCTTGAAGGAAACGGCATACACTATGAAGATGACTGGTTCCTAAAGCTACGTCCCAGAAGGGATGAGATTGACGATTCTCTGGCAGAAATCTGTAAAAGAGCGCCGGAGTTTGATGCCATAATGTGTGTATCTGATTTGTATGCGGTTCAGGTAATGTGCGCTCTTGAGGATTTCGGTATGAGCATTCCCGATGACATCTCAATAGCAGGCTTTGATGACACACTCCTTGGCCAGCTCCACCGCCCTGCACTTACGACCGTGCATCAGGATGTAAAGCAAAAAGGAGTCGTTGCAACAGATATTCTTCTTAAGAGGATCAAGGGTGAAAAGACTCCTAAGCAGGTTCAGCTTCCCACAGAGCTGATCATCCGGGACACTGTAAGATCACTTATATAA
- a CDS encoding alpha-amylase family glycosyl hydrolase: MSKFVDNGPMLNAYPDSCGGTLGDIVTMLEKDEFKDTFSSFYILPSIYNTDLDRGFSVIDYGINRELGSKEDLDRLRALGIDLKLDFILNHASVLSPQFQDLLKNGEKSKYADFFINWNKFWEGCGEMTPEGYIQPDEKYIKDMFFRKPGLPTLMVRMPDGKEIPYWNTFYQEVQYRRPDAQDIISAVEDFKEKNGTVSNTDEQGGGRMQYMTAERIAKCVCDGLDEGKKPEEIEFGKYEEYKEAVLDFLANGRKYLGQMDLNIKSELVWDHYENTLKTLSGYGAAIVRLDAFAYAPKEPGKKNFLNEPDTWDVLEKVKAIADKNSLRLLPEIHDSYGAGIYEKVADKGYMTYDFFLPGLLIYAMEKKNGEVLARWAKELMDKNIRVVNMLGCHDGIPVLDLKGFIPDDEIEKLIEVVVGRGGLVKNLHGQKNMYYQVNSTYYSALGAEDKKMLFARAVQMFMPGKPQVWYLDLFAGENDYEAVKRAGAGGHKEINRTNLTNDDIAGMMKKPVVQKQLELLRLRNTNPAFGFDSKLTLEQDGSVLKFIWEKDGNRVALKADFATCEYEIEQ; the protein is encoded by the coding sequence ATGAGTAAATTTGTAGATAACGGACCTATGCTGAATGCCTACCCGGACAGCTGCGGCGGTACACTCGGTGACATAGTAACAATGCTTGAAAAGGATGAGTTCAAGGATACATTCAGCTCTTTTTACATTCTTCCGAGTATATACAACACTGATCTTGACAGAGGCTTTTCGGTAATTGACTACGGCATTAACAGAGAACTTGGATCAAAAGAGGATCTTGACAGACTTCGCGCACTCGGAATTGACCTTAAACTTGATTTTATTTTGAACCATGCATCAGTTCTGTCACCTCAGTTTCAGGATCTTTTGAAAAACGGTGAAAAGTCAAAGTATGCAGACTTTTTCATCAACTGGAATAAGTTCTGGGAAGGCTGTGGGGAGATGACTCCCGAAGGCTATATCCAGCCTGACGAGAAATATATAAAGGATATGTTTTTCAGAAAGCCGGGACTTCCCACTCTCATGGTCCGCATGCCTGACGGAAAAGAGATTCCTTATTGGAATACTTTTTATCAGGAAGTTCAGTACAGAAGACCCGATGCGCAGGATATCATATCCGCAGTAGAGGATTTCAAGGAAAAGAACGGCACAGTTTCAAATACTGATGAACAGGGTGGCGGAAGAATGCAGTACATGACTGCAGAGAGAATTGCCAAGTGTGTCTGCGATGGCCTTGATGAGGGAAAGAAACCCGAAGAAATTGAATTTGGTAAATATGAAGAATATAAAGAGGCAGTGCTTGATTTTCTTGCAAACGGAAGAAAATATCTCGGCCAGATGGACCTTAACATAAAGTCGGAGCTTGTGTGGGACCATTATGAGAATACACTTAAGACTCTTTCCGGATATGGTGCTGCAATTGTAAGACTTGATGCTTTTGCCTATGCGCCTAAGGAACCCGGCAAGAAGAACTTCCTTAATGAACCCGATACATGGGATGTCCTTGAAAAGGTTAAGGCTATTGCCGATAAGAACAGCTTAAGACTCCTTCCTGAGATTCATGACAGCTATGGCGCAGGAATCTATGAGAAGGTTGCAGATAAAGGATACATGACCTATGACTTCTTCCTTCCGGGGCTTCTTATTTATGCAATGGAGAAGAAAAACGGTGAGGTACTTGCACGTTGGGCTAAGGAACTCATGGATAAGAATATCCGTGTTGTAAACATGCTCGGATGTCACGATGGTATACCGGTACTTGATCTTAAGGGATTCATTCCCGATGATGAGATTGAAAAGCTCATCGAGGTAGTAGTGGGACGCGGCGGACTTGTTAAGAACCTGCACGGACAGAAGAACATGTATTATCAGGTAAACTCTACTTATTACAGTGCACTTGGGGCAGAGGATAAAAAGATGCTCTTTGCGAGAGCAGTCCAGATGTTCATGCCCGGAAAACCTCAGGTATGGTATCTAGATCTGTTTGCAGGCGAAAATGATTATGAAGCGGTAAAGAGAGCAGGCGCAGGCGGACATAAAGAAATCAACCGCACTAACCTGACAAACGATGATATTGCTGGGATGATGAAGAAGCCTGTTGTGCAGAAGCAGCTTGAGCTTTTAAGACTTCGCAACACTAATCCTGCTTTTGGTTTTGATTCAAAGCTTACACTTGAGCAGGACGGCTCTGTACTTAAATTTATTTGGGAAAAAGATGGTAACAGAGTAGCCTTAAAGGCTGACTTTGCTACTTGTGAGTACGAGATAGAGCAGTAA
- a CDS encoding adenylosuccinate synthase, whose product MVKAVVGANWGDEGKGKITDMMADQADVVVRFQGGANAGHTIVNQYGKFALHTLPSGVFHQNITNIIGNGVALNIPVLIGELKTVTDQNVPTPNLLISDRCQIVMPYHILFDQYEEERLGGKSFGSTKSGIAPFYSDKYAKIGFQVNELFDEELLKEKVERVLVTKNILLKELYHKPEISPAELLDTLHEWRDMVKPYVADTALFLEKAIKDNKTILLEGQLGTMKDPDHGIYPMVTSSSTLAAYGAIGAGIAPYEIKQIVVVNKAYSSAVGAGAFTSEIFGDEADELRRRGGDGGEYGATTGRPRRMGWYDCVASKYGCRLQGATDVAFTVLDVLGYLDEIPVCVGYEIDGEVTKDFPVTHLLEKAKPVYETLPGWKTDIRGIKNYEDLPENCRKYIEFIEKEIGYPITMVSNGPAREDIIYRKSNL is encoded by the coding sequence ATGGTAAAAGCAGTAGTTGGAGCAAACTGGGGAGACGAGGGAAAAGGTAAGATCACTGACATGATGGCCGATCAGGCTGATGTGGTTGTACGTTTTCAGGGAGGCGCGAACGCAGGCCATACCATTGTTAACCAATATGGAAAGTTTGCGTTGCATACACTTCCTTCAGGAGTTTTTCATCAGAACATTACCAACATTATCGGTAACGGTGTCGCACTTAATATTCCTGTTCTTATCGGAGAACTTAAGACTGTAACAGATCAGAATGTTCCGACACCCAATCTTCTTATTTCAGATCGTTGTCAGATTGTAATGCCTTATCACATTCTGTTCGATCAGTACGAAGAGGAGAGACTTGGTGGAAAATCCTTTGGTTCTACTAAATCAGGTATTGCACCATTCTATTCAGATAAATATGCAAAAATCGGTTTCCAGGTAAATGAGCTTTTTGATGAAGAGCTTCTTAAAGAAAAGGTAGAAAGAGTTCTTGTTACCAAGAACATTCTTTTAAAAGAGCTTTATCACAAGCCGGAAATCAGCCCCGCAGAGCTTCTTGATACACTTCACGAGTGGAGAGACATGGTTAAGCCTTATGTTGCGGATACAGCACTTTTCCTTGAGAAAGCAATTAAGGATAACAAGACAATTCTTCTTGAGGGACAGCTTGGAACTATGAAGGATCCTGACCACGGTATTTATCCTATGGTTACATCTTCTTCAACACTTGCAGCATACGGTGCTATCGGAGCAGGTATTGCACCTTATGAGATCAAACAGATCGTTGTAGTTAACAAGGCTTATTCATCAGCTGTAGGAGCAGGCGCTTTCACTTCCGAGATTTTCGGCGATGAGGCAGACGAACTCAGAAGACGTGGCGGCGACGGCGGTGAGTACGGTGCAACAACAGGACGTCCCCGTCGTATGGGCTGGTATGACTGTGTTGCAAGTAAATACGGTTGCAGACTTCAGGGTGCAACAGATGTTGCTTTCACAGTTCTTGATGTACTTGGATATCTTGACGAGATTCCTGTATGTGTCGGATATGAGATCGACGGCGAAGTTACCAAGGACTTCCCTGTGACACACCTTCTTGAGAAGGCTAAGCCTGTTTATGAGACTCTTCCCGGATGGAAGACTGACATTCGCGGAATTAAGAATTATGAAGATCTTCCTGAGAACTGCCGTAAGTATATCGAGTTCATTGAGAAGGAAATCGGATATCCGATTACAATGGTTTCAAACGGACCTGCAAGAGAAGATATCATTTACAGAAAGAGCAATCTGTAA